In Mercenaria mercenaria strain notata chromosome 14, MADL_Memer_1, whole genome shotgun sequence, the following are encoded in one genomic region:
- the LOC123526613 gene encoding uncharacterized protein CXorf38-like isoform X2: MASSLPVTQDKEFVNWLKGALALLFAKQGLDDFVNDEITQFQKNILASVFQKKALPAGTVCNSCTTENVLTCPTKNFCRPGGKCKQHDPGQPDKRPNQPCPNNLCKDIRDCIRREHRYNEPSWKNTDARRWSNDAFEIAKCYMPPDGYSGVTRLADTDFNGTLAVIINNKRFQNKMAAQLNQPNNVCFEARDVGRKIRHSADFTLSDLELKRYIDILIKLLSDQKYLAIDQKAQDAVDQLNQLEANTLTITTEDITTVLDEAIRESAKSQGDIALQAISEEKNKAVKEIECESLQLLKDVKSSIANVQTVTAESLNQIIAEKLSAIHDIRMVVKRGKLELEGSAERALLHKKMQEDRDRQQQRSWPSSIVQSGIGYLRKRGLHKVLDPEFIEWIG; the protein is encoded by the exons ATGGCGTCATCACTACCAGTAACTCAGGATAAGGAGTTCGTTAACTGGCTTAAAGGCGCTCTTGCACTACTTTTTGCAAAACAAGGATTGGACGACTTTGTCAATGACGAAATTACACAGTTTCAAAAGAATATATTAGCATCAGTATTCCAAAAGAAAGCTTTGCCTGCAGGAACCGTTTGTAACTCATGTACTACAGAAAATGTTCTAACATGCCCGACAAAAAACTTCTGTCGTCCTGGGGGTAAATGTAAGCAACATGATCCAGGTCAACCAGATAAACGGCCTAATCAGCCATGTCCAAACAACCTGTGCAAAGATATCCGGGACTGTATTCGCCGCGAACACAGATATAATGAACCATCTTGGAAGAACACGGATGCCAGGAGATGGAGTAATGATGCCTTTGAAATCGCAAAATGCTACATGCCTCCAGATGGTTATTCAGGTGTAACCAGACTTGCAGATACTGATTTCAATGGCACATTGGctgtcatcatcaacaacaagCGTTTCCAAAATAAAATGGCGGCTCAGCTTAATCAGCCTAATAATGTCTGTTTTGAG GCACGTGATGTAGGTCGCAAGATTCGACATTCAGCAGATTTCACTCTCTCAGACTTAGAGCTGAAACGATacattgatattttgataaaactgtTGTCGGATCAAAAATACTTAGCCATTGATCAAAAGGCACAGGATGCTGTGGATCAATTAAATCAG CTGGAAGCAAATACCCTAACAATAACAACGGAAGATATAACGACTGTTTTAGATGAAGCAATAAGAGAGAGTGCTAAATCACAAGGCGATATTGCTTTACAAGCCATAAGTGAAGAAAAGAACAAAGCTGTGAAAGAAATAGAATGTGAATCTCTCCAGCTCTTAAAAGACGTTAAGTCTTCAATCGCCAACGTGCAAACAGTAACAGCTgaaagtctgaatcaaatcatAGCAGAGAAATTATCTGCTATACATGACATCAGAATGGTGGTAAAGAGAGGGAAACTTGAACTTGAAGGTTCGGCTGAAAGAGCTCTGCTTCATAAGAAAATGCAGGAAGACAGAg ATAGACAACAACAAAGGTCTTGGCCGTCTAGTATCGTACAATCAGGAATTGGCTACTTAAGAAAAAGAGGTTTACACAAAG TGCTCGACCCTGAATTTATAGAGTGGATAGGGTAG
- the LOC123526613 gene encoding uncharacterized protein LOC123526613 isoform X1: MASSLPVTQDKEFVNWLKGALALLFAKQGLDDFVNDEITQFQKNILASVFQKKALPAGTVCNSCTTENVLTCPTKNFCRPGGKCKQHDPGQPDKRPNQPCPNNLCKDIRDCIRREHRYNEPSWKNTDARRWSNDAFEIAKCYMPPDGYSGVTRLADTDFNGTLAVIINNKRFQNKMAAQLNQPNNVCFEARDVGRKIRHSADFTLSDLELKRYIDILIKLLSDQKYLAIDQKAQDAVDQLNQLEANTLTITTEDITTVLDEAIRESAKSQGDIALQAISEEKNKAVKEIECESLQLLKDVKSSIANVQTVTAESLNQIIAEKLSAIHDIRMVVKRGKLELEGSAERALLHKKMQEDRDRQQQRSWPSSIVQSGIGYLRKRGLHKGMKEDLITFYRECYSTIPVAPLVEEHDSPLTDFYVQPTLTSVDVQSKFKSSQQLPTKMPIHSYSDLFLRGGGKMYKHIYVTAKAGVGKTSFAKKVCMVWCQAHSPIKQTKVKFKRDDLDAMRTFEFLFMVSLRDIETSECHLENIISSNLLNCLKRHSQYSRLDLENILNEKACLLLLDGLDEWTHSTSCDRGCHDVHTIPHIPAREKCTVMTTTRPWKFDVVKLGTSQIDRHVEINELNESSSKELINNAVTVLNRKTLSNKSKTVEEFESVTSTLKLDNLRYIPYILLQIICLWFDGKSIGRTTCEIYTNIITLTLSRGLLKLEKKASTPRRTTFRLAYC, translated from the exons ATGGCGTCATCACTACCAGTAACTCAGGATAAGGAGTTCGTTAACTGGCTTAAAGGCGCTCTTGCACTACTTTTTGCAAAACAAGGATTGGACGACTTTGTCAATGACGAAATTACACAGTTTCAAAAGAATATATTAGCATCAGTATTCCAAAAGAAAGCTTTGCCTGCAGGAACCGTTTGTAACTCATGTACTACAGAAAATGTTCTAACATGCCCGACAAAAAACTTCTGTCGTCCTGGGGGTAAATGTAAGCAACATGATCCAGGTCAACCAGATAAACGGCCTAATCAGCCATGTCCAAACAACCTGTGCAAAGATATCCGGGACTGTATTCGCCGCGAACACAGATATAATGAACCATCTTGGAAGAACACGGATGCCAGGAGATGGAGTAATGATGCCTTTGAAATCGCAAAATGCTACATGCCTCCAGATGGTTATTCAGGTGTAACCAGACTTGCAGATACTGATTTCAATGGCACATTGGctgtcatcatcaacaacaagCGTTTCCAAAATAAAATGGCGGCTCAGCTTAATCAGCCTAATAATGTCTGTTTTGAG GCACGTGATGTAGGTCGCAAGATTCGACATTCAGCAGATTTCACTCTCTCAGACTTAGAGCTGAAACGATacattgatattttgataaaactgtTGTCGGATCAAAAATACTTAGCCATTGATCAAAAGGCACAGGATGCTGTGGATCAATTAAATCAG CTGGAAGCAAATACCCTAACAATAACAACGGAAGATATAACGACTGTTTTAGATGAAGCAATAAGAGAGAGTGCTAAATCACAAGGCGATATTGCTTTACAAGCCATAAGTGAAGAAAAGAACAAAGCTGTGAAAGAAATAGAATGTGAATCTCTCCAGCTCTTAAAAGACGTTAAGTCTTCAATCGCCAACGTGCAAACAGTAACAGCTgaaagtctgaatcaaatcatAGCAGAGAAATTATCTGCTATACATGACATCAGAATGGTGGTAAAGAGAGGGAAACTTGAACTTGAAGGTTCGGCTGAAAGAGCTCTGCTTCATAAGAAAATGCAGGAAGACAGAg ATAGACAACAACAAAGGTCTTGGCCGTCTAGTATCGTACAATCAGGAATTGGCTACTTAAGAAAAAGAGGTTTACACAAAG GTATGAAGGAAGACCTGATCACTTTCTACAGAGAGTGCTACAGTACAATACCTGTCGCCCCTCTCGTAGAAGAACATGATTCGCCACTGACTGACTTCTATGTTCAGCCTACATTGACATCAGTTGACGTGCAGAGCAAATTCAAATCAAGTCAACAACTTCCTACAAAGATGCCAATACATTCATACAGTGACCTGTTCCTTCGTGGCGGTGGCAAAATGTACAAGCACATTTACGTTACAGCGAAAGCCGGAGTTGGAAAAACATCCTTTGCTAAAAAAGTATGCATGGTATGGTGCCAAGCTCATAGCCCTATCAAACAAACGAAGGTTAAGTTTAAGCGAGACGATTTAGATGCGATGCGAACATTTGAGTTTTTATTCATGGTTTCTTTACGAGATATAGAAACCTCTGAATGCcatctagaaaatataatttcaaGCAACCTTCTTAATTGTCTGAAGAGGCATTCTCAGTATTCAAGACTTGACTTagagaatattttaaatgaaaaggcGTGTTTACTTCTCCTAGATGGTCTTGATGAATGGACCCATTCTACAAGCTGTGACAGAGGTTGCCATGATGTACACACAATACCACACATACCTGCTCGAGAAAAATGCACTGTCATGACGACAACACGACCTTGGAAATTTGACGTTGTTAAACTAGGCACAAGTCAAATTGATAGACATGTAGAAATCAATGAGCtgaatgaatcttcatcaaaagaGCTTATTAATAATGCTGTTACTGTATTGAATAGAAAGACTCTATCGAACAAGTCTAAGACCGTTGAAGAGTTCGAAAGTGTGACATCGACTCTGAAGCTTGATAATTTGCGATATATTCCGTACATCTTGTTGCAAATCATTTGCCTGTGGTTTGATGGAAAATCAATAGGAAGAACGACATGCGAAATATATACCAATATAATAACACTTACACTATCCCGGGGTCtgttaaagttagaaaaaaaagcTTCAACACCAAGGCGAACGACATTCCGCCTTGCCTACTGTTGA